A DNA window from Enoplosus armatus isolate fEnoArm2 chromosome 9, fEnoArm2.hap1, whole genome shotgun sequence contains the following coding sequences:
- the flot1b gene encoding flotillin-1b, which produces MFYTCGPNEAMVVSGFGRSPPLMIAGGRVFVLPCIQQIQRITLNTLTLNVKSDKVYTRHGVPISVTGIAQVKIQGQNKEMLATACQMFMGKSEAEISNIALETLEGHQRAIIAHLTVEEIYQDRKKFSEQVFKVASSDLVNMGIGVVSYTLKDVHDDQDYLHSLGKARTAQVQKDARIGEAQYKRDSVMREAHAMQEKVSAQYKNEIEMAKAQRDYELKKAAYDVEVNTKKAESEMAYQLQVAKTKQRIEEEKMQVQVVERTQQIMLQEQEITRKEKELEAKIKKPAEAEKYRLERLAEAQRLQLIMEAEAEAESIRMKGEAEAFALEAKGRAEAEQMAKKAEAFKQYKEGAMVDMLLEKLPLMAEEISRPLSEAQKVTMVSSGGSEVGAAKLAGEVLDIMTRLPVTVEKLTGINISQAAGKTALVH; this is translated from the exons atgttttacacatgTGGACCCAATGAAGCCATGGTGGTGTCTG GCTTTGGCCGTTCTCCTCCTCTAATGATTGCTGGAGGAAGAGTATTTGTCCTCCCATGCATCCAGCAGATCCAGAG AATCACGCTCAACACCCTGACTCTAAATGTGAAGAGTGACAAAGTCTACACCCGCCATGGTGTCCCTATCTCTGTCACTGGCATTGCACAG gTGAAGATCCAGGGCCAGAACAAGGAGATGTTGGCCACCGCCTGCCAAATGTTTATGGGCAAGTCTGAGGCTGAGATTTCCAATATTGCACTAGAAACACTGGAGGGACACCAGAGAGCCATCATTGCCCATTTGACTGTGGAG gAGATCTACCAGGACCGCAAGAAGTTCTCCGAGCAGGTCTTTAAGGTGGCCTCTTCTGACCTGGTCAACATGGGGATTGGCGTCGTCAGCTACACACTCAAAGATGTTCATGATGATCAG GACTACCTTCACTCCCTGGGTAAAGCCAGAACAGCCCAGGTGCAGAAGGATGCCAGGATCGGAGAGGCTCAGTACAAACGAGATTCTGTCATGAGG GAGGCTCATGCGATGCAGGAGAAGGTGTCAGCTCAGTACAAGAATGAGATTGAGATGGCAAAAGCTCAGAGAGACTACGAGCTGAAAAAGGCTGCCTATGATGTTGAGGTCAACACCAAGAAGGCTGAGTCAGAAATGGCCTATCAGCTTCAG GTGGCCAAGACCAAGCAGCGCattgaggaggagaagatgcaGGTCCAGGTGGTGGAGCGCACACAGCAGATCATGCTGCAGGAGCAGGAGATCACCCGCaaggagaaggagctggaggccaAAATTAAGAAGCCCGCAGAGGCAGAGAAATACCGTCTGGAGAGGCTGGCTGAGGCGCAGCG cctgcagcttATCAtggaggctgaggctgaggccGAGTCCATCAGA aTGAAGGGCGAGGCAGAAGCTTTTGCTCTGGAGGCTAAGGGTCGTGCCGAGGCGGAGCAGATGGCCAAGAAAGCAGAGGCCTTCAAGCAGTACAAAGAGGGAGCCATGGTGGACATGCTGCTGGAGAAACTGCCACTG ATGGCAGAGGAGATCAGCAGGCCACTGTCTGAGGCCCAGAAGGTCACTATGGTATCCAGTGGCGGCTCAGAGGTGGGAGCAGCCAAACTTGCTGGAGAGGTGCTAGATATCATGACCAGGCTGCCCGTCACTGTGGAGAAACTCACTGGAATCAACATCTCTCAg GCTGCAGGAAAGACCGCCTTGGTGCAttaa